The following are encoded together in the Planococcus antarcticus DSM 14505 genome:
- the aldA gene encoding aldehyde dehydrogenase, producing MQQHKLYVNGKYTESAGTEWIDIINPSTEEVISQIPKGNKEDVDRAVDAAFQAQRAWELTPNIERGKIVRKLGDKIAERRETFIDLLQEEQGKSYELASGEIDLAIDYFHYMSEWARRIEGEILPSDRPNENIFIFKKPIGVVAGIIPWNFPVFILARKVATALVTGCTIVIKPSQQTPNTAMEFTKIIHEMDEIPAGVYNVVTGTGSEIGNALASHKKVQLVTLTGSVPAGTKVMEAAAQNITKVNLELGGKAPAIVTQNADLDLAAEAIATSRLANNGQACTNAERVYVHDSVANEFTNKLISVFESKVMGDPRRNKEADMGPLVSQDRLDTVDDMVKQAVTEGATVAIGGERDSSQSGFFYKPTILTGVEHDSAIIRDEIFGPVLPITTYSTLEEAIEKANDTEFGLSSSVYTDDLNEAMQVVNEMKFGETYVNRENFEAVQGYHAGMRKSGLGGTDGKHGMEDFLVTQVVYMQYKTGK from the coding sequence ATGCAACAGCATAAATTATACGTAAACGGTAAGTATACAGAATCCGCAGGAACGGAATGGATTGACATTATTAATCCTTCGACTGAAGAAGTCATTTCGCAGATTCCCAAAGGAAACAAAGAAGATGTCGACCGTGCCGTAGACGCCGCATTTCAAGCACAAAGAGCGTGGGAACTGACACCAAACATCGAACGCGGTAAAATTGTCCGCAAACTCGGAGACAAAATCGCAGAAAGACGTGAGACATTTATTGACCTACTGCAAGAAGAGCAGGGAAAAAGCTATGAATTGGCAAGTGGCGAAATCGATCTTGCTATTGATTACTTCCATTACATGTCAGAATGGGCAAGACGAATCGAAGGTGAAATTCTGCCGAGCGACCGGCCGAATGAAAATATTTTCATCTTTAAGAAACCGATTGGCGTCGTAGCTGGCATTATTCCTTGGAATTTCCCGGTCTTCATACTCGCTAGAAAAGTAGCAACTGCCTTGGTAACCGGCTGTACGATTGTCATAAAACCAAGCCAGCAAACACCGAACACTGCCATGGAATTCACAAAAATCATCCATGAGATGGACGAGATTCCAGCGGGTGTCTACAATGTTGTGACTGGAACTGGCTCCGAAATCGGCAACGCACTTGCGTCACATAAAAAAGTGCAACTAGTTACCTTGACCGGCAGCGTGCCAGCGGGTACCAAAGTGATGGAGGCTGCTGCGCAGAACATTACCAAAGTTAATTTGGAGCTGGGCGGCAAAGCTCCTGCTATTGTCACTCAAAATGCGGATCTCGACTTGGCTGCAGAAGCCATCGCCACTTCTCGCTTGGCAAACAATGGGCAGGCGTGCACAAACGCCGAACGGGTGTATGTGCATGACAGTGTTGCAAATGAATTCACAAACAAGCTTATTTCTGTGTTTGAATCGAAAGTTATGGGAGACCCACGCCGGAACAAAGAGGCGGACATGGGACCACTTGTCAGCCAGGATCGGCTCGATACTGTAGATGACATGGTTAAGCAAGCAGTCACAGAGGGTGCCACTGTCGCAATCGGCGGCGAACGCGACAGCAGCCAATCCGGCTTTTTCTACAAACCGACTATCTTGACAGGTGTAGAGCATGATTCGGCCATTATCCGAGATGAAATTTTCGGTCCCGTACTGCCGATCACCACCTACAGCACCTTGGAAGAAGCTATCGAAAAAGCCAATGATACAGAATTCGGCTTATCTTCATCCGTCTACACAGACGATTTGAACGAAGCTATGCAAGTTGTCAACGAAATGAAGTTTGGTGAAACCTATGTGAACCGTGAGAACTTCGAAGCTGTTCAAGGCTATCACGCCGGCATGCGAAAATCCGGACTCGGCGGCACAGACGGCAAACACGGCATGGAAGATTTCCTTGTCACACAAGTGGTTTATATGCAGTATAAGACCGGAAAATAA
- a CDS encoding Dph6-related ATP pyrophosphatase codes for MQKSFVMSWSGGKDSSLAYYRAVLEGHVPLALFTMFEEDGTKSRSHGLPIEVMKAQAERMGLPLVIGKASWSGYEKEFIKHLKSFKAQGIDMGVYGDIDLQDHLEWVQKVSAEAEIDVSHPLWQEPRKKLLEELIDEGFRAIITVVDTKRLDERFLGREFTHELISELEAAGVDACGEEGEFHTIIIDGPIFVEPVPVRFGEKVKAGNYGILEVKLHSEE; via the coding sequence ATGCAAAAATCATTTGTTATGTCATGGAGCGGCGGGAAAGATTCATCGCTTGCCTATTACCGTGCAGTGCTAGAAGGGCATGTACCGCTTGCATTATTTACAATGTTTGAAGAAGATGGCACCAAATCCCGTTCACATGGCTTGCCGATTGAAGTTATGAAAGCACAGGCTGAACGGATGGGTTTGCCTTTAGTTATTGGAAAAGCTAGCTGGTCGGGGTATGAAAAGGAATTCATCAAACATTTGAAGAGCTTCAAAGCGCAAGGCATCGACATGGGAGTCTACGGCGATATCGATTTGCAGGACCACTTGGAATGGGTGCAAAAAGTTAGTGCAGAGGCAGAAATAGATGTCAGCCATCCGCTGTGGCAGGAGCCGCGTAAGAAATTACTGGAAGAATTGATCGACGAAGGATTTCGGGCTATCATTACCGTTGTTGATACCAAGCGCTTGGACGAACGCTTTTTAGGACGTGAGTTTACGCATGAACTGATTAGTGAACTCGAAGCTGCAGGGGTAGATGCCTGCGGTGAAGAAGGCGAATTCCACACAATCATCATAGATGGTCCTATTTTCGTAGAGCCGGTTCCAGTCCGGTTTGGTGAAAAAGTGAAAGCCGGCAATTACGGAATATTGGAAGTGAAACTTCATTCAGAGGAGTGA
- a CDS encoding GNAT family N-acetyltransferase — MIQITGMEEKHIRQISVLLAKRQVRERKIFSFLPERFEEIDDTEAVVRKLLKRPFINGIVAVRGIDVIGYLIYEFKEDDKHGRYVWMDYESIAISEHEHPRLLRLLYANAGAEWIKHGYFHHMLLAPLGNDAVIDQWLDQSFSFDQKYGVLSLDDFEPKNGAIAKLEFRKGDREDSPLLKKMAMWNSIHQATAPSWLPITRETLEDVKESYEALTEDENAYLWMAKQGDQIAGFHVYFRKEDPLSLVTPENCAELPAASTNPDLRGRGVGRALANHCFGEMKKQGFDYLVADWNTANQLASYFWPRMGFQPVMVRMTRQIDPRIAWAHGE, encoded by the coding sequence ATGATTCAAATTACGGGAATGGAAGAAAAGCATATTCGGCAAATATCAGTTCTGCTGGCAAAGCGTCAAGTGCGAGAACGGAAAATCTTCAGCTTTTTACCTGAAAGATTTGAAGAAATTGATGATACAGAAGCAGTCGTGCGGAAGTTATTAAAGCGTCCTTTCATCAACGGGATTGTTGCAGTCAGAGGTATTGACGTTATCGGTTACTTGATTTACGAATTTAAAGAAGATGACAAGCATGGCCGTTATGTTTGGATGGATTATGAATCCATCGCCATTAGCGAACACGAGCATCCTCGTTTATTGAGGCTGCTATATGCAAATGCTGGAGCTGAATGGATTAAGCATGGCTACTTTCACCACATGCTGTTGGCGCCTCTTGGCAACGATGCAGTCATTGATCAGTGGCTGGATCAATCGTTTAGTTTTGACCAAAAATATGGGGTTCTTTCATTAGATGATTTCGAACCGAAGAATGGCGCAATTGCGAAGCTTGAATTTCGCAAAGGCGATAGGGAAGATTCACCGCTGCTGAAGAAAATGGCCATGTGGAACAGCATTCACCAGGCAACAGCGCCTTCTTGGCTACCTATCACACGGGAAACTTTAGAAGATGTCAAGGAAAGCTATGAGGCCTTGACCGAAGATGAAAATGCTTACTTATGGATGGCCAAGCAGGGAGATCAAATCGCCGGATTCCATGTCTACTTCCGCAAAGAAGATCCGTTGAGTTTGGTGACACCCGAGAATTGTGCAGAACTACCCGCTGCCTCTACAAATCCGGATCTTCGCGGCAGAGGAGTCGGGCGTGCGTTAGCAAATCATTGCTTTGGTGAGATGAAAAAACAGGGGTTCGACTATCTTGTTGCTGACTGGAATACAGCAAACCAATTGGCTTCTTACTTCTGGCCGAGAATGGGTTTTCAGCCTGTCATGGTGCGTATGACGAGACAGATTGATCCACGTATTGCCTGGGCACACGGTGAGTAG
- a CDS encoding M15 family metallopeptidase, producing the protein MKHTKTAFSILFLLILGGFLFIWLENELAFREELDGRPLPSGLHPIVEEKSDLLVAQAAEIGIDILITDGYRSPEEQDRLHNQGRSAPGTVVTYAEAGESYHNYGLAIDYALRLDDGSVVWDITRDDNDNGESDWFEVAAIGKKLGFDWGGDWQRFKDYPHLEMTFGLSIRELQQGWRPEDKMK; encoded by the coding sequence TTGAAACATACAAAGACTGCTTTTTCCATTCTTTTCTTATTAATTCTTGGTGGTTTTTTATTCATATGGCTGGAAAATGAACTGGCATTCCGGGAAGAGTTGGATGGGCGTCCTTTGCCTTCTGGACTACACCCCATCGTGGAAGAAAAAAGCGACTTACTGGTTGCCCAAGCTGCTGAGATTGGTATCGATATTCTGATTACAGACGGCTACCGCTCGCCTGAGGAACAAGACAGGTTGCACAACCAGGGCCGCAGCGCACCTGGGACTGTCGTCACCTATGCAGAAGCCGGAGAATCCTACCATAATTACGGGTTGGCCATTGATTATGCTCTGCGACTTGATGATGGTTCGGTTGTATGGGATATTACACGGGATGATAATGACAATGGTGAAAGCGATTGGTTCGAAGTCGCGGCCATCGGCAAAAAATTGGGCTTTGACTGGGGTGGCGACTGGCAGCGCTTTAAAGATTATCCTCATCTGGAAATGACTTTCGGTTTGTCAATTCGCGAGTTGCAACAGGGATGGCGTCCAGAAGATAAGATGAAGTGA
- a CDS encoding NADPH-dependent oxidoreductase, with the protein MAIELMKTHASVRNYKEKQLSREEVSELVEAAQHAATSHFVQAYSIVWVTDPEKRKKLGELSKNAKQMEGAGAVFLMCADYNRLQHAGRLQEQEIVFDRAENLIVAVTDVGLLAQNLVLAAESKGYGICYIGGVRNNMEAISELVGLPEGVFPVYGLTIGVPDEANGVKPRLPVGAILHENEYDEAKYETLLPEYDSTIQAYYAGRGSNQKIATWTQQMADFLGKPHREDIKEVLAKQGYHFK; encoded by the coding sequence ATGGCTATCGAGTTAATGAAAACACATGCTTCAGTGCGAAATTATAAAGAAAAACAATTGTCGCGAGAGGAAGTCAGTGAACTGGTCGAGGCAGCACAGCATGCGGCCACTTCCCATTTTGTCCAAGCTTACTCGATCGTATGGGTGACAGACCCTGAAAAGCGCAAAAAATTAGGCGAGTTATCTAAAAATGCCAAGCAAATGGAAGGGGCGGGAGCTGTCTTCTTAATGTGTGCCGATTATAATCGCCTGCAGCATGCGGGTAGATTACAGGAACAGGAAATTGTCTTTGACCGTGCAGAAAACCTGATCGTCGCTGTAACGGATGTCGGGTTGCTCGCGCAAAATCTAGTATTAGCAGCAGAGTCAAAAGGCTACGGAATCTGTTATATCGGCGGTGTCCGTAATAATATGGAAGCCATTAGCGAGTTGGTCGGTTTGCCGGAAGGGGTTTTCCCGGTTTATGGTTTGACAATTGGTGTACCGGACGAGGCCAATGGAGTCAAGCCTCGCTTGCCAGTCGGAGCGATTTTGCACGAAAACGAATACGACGAAGCCAAATACGAAACTCTTTTGCCAGAATACGACAGCACGATCCAAGCTTATTATGCCGGCCGCGGTTCGAATCAGAAAATTGCAACTTGGACACAGCAAATGGCCGATTTTCTGGGCAAACCGCATCGTGAAGACATAAAGGAAGTATTGGCAAAACAAGGGTACCATTTCAAATAG
- a CDS encoding NAD(P)-dependent oxidoreductase, giving the protein MKLAIFGATGRVGGEILKHALADGHHVKALVRSEKLQAHPNLEIILGDVRNAEDIEKTIVGTTAVFSAIGTDRTTTLSEAAPLIVQSMENHDIKRVITIGTAGILDSRLSPGLLRYEGGDSKRKLTFAAEEHEAVYRLFEKTSLHWTIVCPTYLPDGDARGNYRAEKELLPKEGKEITVGDTAEFAYRQLESQEFIQSRVGLAY; this is encoded by the coding sequence ATGAAGCTAGCGATATTTGGAGCGACCGGCCGTGTCGGAGGTGAGATTCTTAAGCATGCTCTCGCTGATGGCCATCACGTAAAGGCTTTAGTCCGTTCAGAAAAGCTACAGGCACATCCAAATCTGGAAATTATCTTGGGAGATGTGCGGAATGCGGAAGATATTGAAAAAACAATTGTAGGAACTACGGCAGTTTTCAGCGCCATTGGCACAGATCGGACGACAACTTTGTCTGAGGCTGCACCTTTAATCGTCCAATCGATGGAAAATCATGATATCAAACGGGTAATTACAATCGGAACGGCCGGAATTTTAGACAGCCGGCTGAGCCCGGGTTTACTTCGCTACGAAGGCGGAGATTCTAAGCGTAAATTGACTTTTGCTGCCGAGGAGCACGAAGCCGTCTATCGGTTGTTTGAAAAAACGTCTCTTCATTGGACGATTGTTTGTCCAACCTACTTACCGGACGGCGATGCCAGAGGCAATTATCGTGCAGAAAAAGAGTTGCTGCCCAAAGAAGGCAAAGAGATCACAGTTGGTGATACGGCAGAATTCGCCTATCGTCAGCTAGAATCACAGGAATTCATTCAGAGCCGTGTAGGCTTGGCTTATTAA
- a CDS encoding alpha/beta hydrolase, which translates to MTVFALLMIAVVGFVVYAQFDYEPSATLAEKVDLDAIESDGEGLIFQPKSPNGKGVILYQGAKVEKEAYAYLGQSLSEQGFVVSIPQLPLNFGILGSGTAADVIDEHSEVEEWFLGGHSLGGVAASFYSEDPSPKLSGLYFLGAYPASDFSSSGLPMLSIYGERDGLSTVEAIEESRELFSNNSVFVEIEGGNHAQFGLYGEQKGDNPAEIPAIEQQDQVVEALVEWINES; encoded by the coding sequence ATGACAGTTTTTGCGTTATTGATGATTGCGGTTGTCGGTTTTGTTGTTTATGCTCAGTTCGATTATGAACCAAGTGCCACCTTGGCCGAAAAAGTAGATTTGGATGCGATTGAAAGTGATGGAGAAGGACTGATTTTTCAGCCGAAATCGCCGAACGGCAAAGGCGTAATCCTGTATCAGGGTGCCAAGGTCGAAAAGGAAGCTTACGCCTATCTTGGGCAATCCTTAAGTGAACAAGGCTTTGTAGTGTCGATTCCTCAATTGCCGTTGAATTTTGGGATACTCGGTTCTGGAACAGCAGCTGATGTGATCGACGAGCATTCAGAAGTCGAAGAATGGTTTCTTGGCGGCCACTCTCTGGGCGGTGTAGCTGCTTCTTTTTATTCAGAAGATCCTTCACCGAAGCTCTCCGGGCTTTATTTTCTGGGTGCTTATCCTGCGAGTGATTTTTCAAGCAGCGGCTTGCCGATGCTGTCGATATATGGAGAGCGGGATGGCTTGTCGACAGTTGAAGCTATTGAAGAAAGTCGGGAGCTGTTCTCAAATAACAGCGTCTTCGTGGAAATTGAAGGCGGCAATCATGCGCAATTCGGTTTATATGGGGAACAAAAAGGCGATAACCCAGCCGAAATACCTGCAATCGAACAGCAGGACCAAGTAGTAGAGGCATTGGTAGAATGGATAAACGAAAGCTGA
- a CDS encoding ABC transporter permease subunit has translation MLKLIQNEWMKLWSRKSSWIMIILLVVILLSSAAITKWVDDSMSASNTETWQQVEASQMAYNSSMLEDSNLSEGQLEYFEGQVAVSEHRLENNIAPYEYNSMQQGVVESYIMMSVVTLFTVIVAGGIVAAEFSQGTIKMLLTRPVKRWKILSSKYIATMLYALLLAIVLFIVTALAGLIFYGVSDGTLLVWNGSEVVEGSFWLEGLKLVALSFASVWMIGTFAFMLGTVFRSSSLAIGLSIFLLFTGVQVAFLLQNYEIVKYYLFTHTDLTQFYTGNILIPDITISMSILVLIVYFLIFMAISYWTFGKRDITA, from the coding sequence TTGCTCAAGCTCATACAGAATGAATGGATGAAGTTATGGAGTCGTAAATCTTCCTGGATTATGATTATTCTACTAGTAGTCATCCTGCTCAGCTCTGCTGCCATCACCAAATGGGTCGATGATTCGATGAGTGCCAGCAATACAGAGACTTGGCAGCAGGTAGAAGCGAGCCAAATGGCGTACAATTCAAGCATGTTAGAGGACAGCAACTTAAGTGAAGGTCAGCTTGAGTATTTTGAAGGTCAAGTAGCCGTTTCCGAACATCGTCTCGAAAACAACATTGCTCCTTATGAATACAACAGCATGCAGCAAGGCGTCGTTGAATCGTATATCATGATGTCCGTTGTCACTTTGTTCACTGTTATCGTTGCTGGTGGCATTGTGGCTGCCGAATTTTCGCAGGGCACCATCAAAATGCTGTTGACGCGCCCTGTTAAACGCTGGAAAATCTTAAGCTCGAAGTATATTGCTACGATGCTCTACGCATTGTTGCTGGCGATAGTATTATTCATCGTAACTGCATTGGCAGGCTTAATTTTTTACGGTGTCAGTGATGGAACACTGCTTGTCTGGAACGGTTCAGAGGTAGTAGAAGGATCGTTCTGGCTAGAGGGCCTTAAACTGGTCGCACTCAGTTTTGCCAGCGTCTGGATGATCGGTACTTTCGCCTTTATGCTCGGCACCGTATTCCGTTCCAGCTCTCTAGCTATCGGCTTATCGATTTTCCTGTTGTTCACAGGCGTTCAAGTGGCATTCCTATTACAGAATTATGAAATCGTCAAATACTACTTGTTCACTCATACGGACCTGACACAATTTTACACTGGCAACATCCTGATTCCGGATATCACCATATCAATGTCCATTCTTGTATTGATCGTTTACTTCCTAATATTCATGGCCATCAGCTACTGGACATTCGGAAAAAGAGACATCACAGCTTAA
- a CDS encoding ABC transporter ATP-binding protein encodes MSEQALVQIKNLSKTIGKKKIIKNLNLDLHKGQITGFLGPNGAGKTTTIRMMVGLMKPTEGDVLIDGQSVKHHFEESIEKVGVIVENPEMYKYMSGYKNLLHFSRMHKGISKERIDEVVKQVGMQKRIKEKVGSYSLGMRQRLGLAQALLHDPKFLILDEPTNGLDPSGIREFRIYLQKIAQENDVAIFVSSHLLSEIELLCDRIAIIQNGELIDIKSVNELQQSRYYIQAEPLEIVGEVLTGAGFPAVLHDKGYLIDSGAEHIPGAINLLVGADVRIFAVQPYRETLESQFLEMTGGGEIAQAHTE; translated from the coding sequence ATGAGTGAGCAGGCATTGGTACAGATTAAAAACCTGTCAAAAACGATCGGTAAAAAAAAAATTATCAAGAATTTGAATCTGGACTTGCACAAAGGACAGATTACCGGATTTCTCGGACCAAACGGAGCCGGCAAGACCACGACCATCCGAATGATGGTCGGATTGATGAAGCCGACGGAAGGCGATGTATTGATCGATGGCCAGTCGGTAAAGCACCATTTTGAAGAAAGCATCGAGAAAGTCGGAGTTATCGTCGAAAACCCCGAAATGTACAAATACATGTCGGGCTATAAAAACCTACTTCACTTTTCCCGAATGCATAAAGGCATTTCAAAAGAGCGAATCGATGAAGTCGTGAAACAAGTTGGCATGCAGAAGCGCATCAAGGAAAAAGTGGGTTCTTATTCACTTGGCATGCGCCAGCGCCTTGGTCTCGCTCAAGCGCTTCTTCACGACCCCAAATTCCTCATTCTGGATGAACCCACTAACGGGCTTGATCCGTCTGGTATCCGTGAGTTTCGGATCTATCTGCAAAAAATCGCACAAGAAAATGACGTCGCAATTTTTGTGTCGAGTCATCTATTGTCTGAAATCGAATTGTTATGCGACCGGATTGCCATTATACAAAACGGTGAATTAATTGATATTAAAAGTGTCAATGAACTTCAGCAATCCCGCTATTATATTCAAGCTGAACCATTGGAGATTGTCGGCGAAGTGCTGACGGGGGCTGGATTTCCTGCAGTGTTGCATGACAAAGGCTATTTAATCGATTCTGGAGCAGAACACATTCCAGGAGCCATCAACCTATTGGTCGGAGCCGATGTCCGAATTTTTGCCGTTCAGCCTTATCGCGAGACACTGGAATCCCAATTCCTTGAAATGACCGGAGGTGGAGAAATTGCTCAAGCTCATACAGAATGA
- a CDS encoding ATP-binding cassette domain-containing protein yields the protein MIELKHITKSYGATKALQGTTLTLETGKIIGIAGENGSSKSTLLKSLAGVSKIDSGSILIDGKPVSRKDAEQIAYLPDADMFYPYFTVDQLFAYYKSQFADFSEIKAKQVLDFLEVSLSSKMKSLSKGMRGRAKMAATLGRESRYYLMDEPFSGLDPMVRGDLVKGLIRFTNLEHQTLILSTHEIREVETLLDELVLLKNGKVLAHRQLDEIRDETGLDMVEWMTNLTKAGAAR from the coding sequence ATGATTGAACTGAAGCATATTACAAAATCCTACGGTGCCACCAAAGCGCTGCAGGGTACTACATTAACCCTCGAGACGGGAAAGATAATCGGTATTGCCGGCGAGAACGGCAGCAGCAAATCGACTTTGCTGAAGTCTTTAGCAGGAGTCAGCAAAATCGACAGCGGGTCCATCTTGATCGACGGAAAGCCAGTCTCCCGGAAAGATGCTGAACAGATTGCTTACCTTCCTGATGCCGATATGTTTTATCCGTATTTCACAGTCGATCAATTATTCGCCTATTACAAAAGTCAGTTTGCAGATTTCAGTGAAATAAAAGCAAAACAGGTTCTTGATTTTTTGGAAGTCTCTTTATCTTCGAAAATGAAAAGCCTATCCAAGGGCATGCGTGGCCGAGCAAAAATGGCCGCAACTTTAGGGCGTGAAAGCCGTTATTATTTAATGGATGAACCGTTTTCTGGACTCGATCCGATGGTCCGCGGTGACCTGGTTAAGGGACTGATCCGGTTCACCAATCTTGAGCACCAAACCTTGATCCTGTCGACACATGAAATCCGGGAAGTGGAAACTTTGCTCGATGAATTGGTTTTACTGAAAAACGGCAAGGTGTTGGCGCACAGGCAACTGGATGAAATTCGGGATGAAACGGGTCTGGATATGGTGGAATGGATGACAAATCTGACGAAAGCGGGTGCAGCAAGATGA
- a CDS encoding GntR family transcriptional regulator: MGLDFDKDKPIYQQLIDRLSGDIIRGVRKPGDKLPSVREYAIEVGVNANTVQRVYKEMESMELTETRRGQGSFITENEERFNLLRNSKKTDLVKSFIADVEAYGFSKDEIVELVRREIT; encoded by the coding sequence ATGGGACTCGATTTTGATAAAGACAAACCAATTTATCAGCAGCTGATAGACCGCCTGTCTGGAGACATCATTCGCGGTGTCCGAAAACCCGGTGACAAATTGCCTTCTGTCCGGGAATATGCAATCGAAGTCGGTGTCAACGCCAATACAGTACAACGCGTCTACAAGGAGATGGAATCGATGGAACTTACAGAAACTCGCCGCGGCCAAGGTTCATTCATAACTGAAAATGAAGAGCGCTTCAACCTGTTGCGAAACAGCAAGAAAACGGACTTGGTAAAGTCATTTATTGCCGACGTAGAAGCTTACGGATTTTCAAAGGATGAAATCGTAGAACTTGTCAGGAGGGAAATCACATGA
- a CDS encoding class I SAM-dependent methyltransferase, with translation MDLQTMQDQLTERLLQQQLISATISQPRSKSNDIKRIKLKPVEIKKKYLIQFEYQHEYVLKHENLPVEEAARKLASLFTDFRQALFQFTDEQVQIQLSKKFKISWKAQQTGEKKVELSHNRKKQYLLEDGIPYPFLVRLGVQNTDGKVKKQKYDKFRQINRFIEFIDDALSYLPQDRTVRILDFGSGKSYLTFALYHYLRIEKGLDLRVTGLDLKKEVIEECQQIAQDLRYEQLEFLVGDINDYNDESAVDMVVTLHACDVATDMALARAVKWNANVILSVPCCQHELNSQIEAPELGIMLQHGLIKERFSALATDSVRAELLSLVGYETQLMEFIDMEHTPKNILIRAYKTGRKPAAGQFERYRQFTALLSAKPFLENELKEYL, from the coding sequence ATGGACTTACAAACAATGCAAGACCAACTTACAGAACGCCTATTGCAGCAACAGCTGATTTCCGCGACCATCAGCCAACCGAGGTCAAAATCAAATGATATTAAGCGCATCAAACTAAAACCCGTTGAAATAAAAAAGAAATACCTGATTCAATTTGAGTACCAACATGAGTATGTTCTGAAGCACGAAAATCTGCCGGTCGAAGAAGCAGCCAGAAAATTGGCTTCGCTGTTCACAGATTTCCGTCAAGCCTTGTTCCAATTTACAGACGAGCAAGTGCAGATCCAGCTTTCTAAAAAATTTAAAATTAGCTGGAAAGCACAGCAGACTGGCGAAAAAAAAGTCGAGCTTTCGCATAACCGCAAAAAGCAGTATTTGCTGGAAGATGGTATTCCATACCCGTTTCTGGTGCGTCTTGGCGTACAGAATACGGATGGAAAAGTCAAAAAACAGAAATACGATAAATTCCGCCAAATCAACCGCTTTATCGAGTTTATTGACGATGCGCTCTCTTATTTGCCGCAGGACCGTACTGTCCGTATCCTCGATTTCGGTTCCGGAAAATCCTATTTGACTTTTGCGCTGTACCATTATTTGCGTATTGAAAAAGGCTTGGACCTCCGTGTCACCGGCCTTGATTTGAAAAAAGAAGTAATCGAGGAATGCCAGCAAATCGCGCAGGACCTTCGCTACGAGCAACTTGAATTCTTGGTCGGCGACATCAACGATTACAACGACGAATCAGCTGTCGATATGGTCGTCACTTTGCACGCCTGTGACGTAGCGACCGACATGGCTTTGGCACGTGCTGTTAAATGGAATGCCAACGTAATTTTAAGCGTTCCCTGTTGCCAGCATGAATTGAATAGCCAGATTGAGGCGCCGGAACTTGGCATCATGCTGCAACACGGGTTGATCAAAGAGCGTTTCAGCGCTCTGGCTACAGACTCTGTTCGTGCGGAACTGCTGTCGCTGGTCGGCTATGAAACCCAATTGATGGAGTTTATCGATATGGAACATACCCCTAAAAACATTTTGATCCGCGCCTATAAAACGGGTCGAAAACCAGCTGCCGGGCAATTTGAACGCTATCGTCAATTTACTGCTCTGCTGTCTGCTAAGCCCTTTCTAGAAAACGAATTGAAGGAGTACTTATGA